One region of bacterium genomic DNA includes:
- a CDS encoding UDP-N-acetylglucosamine 2-epimerase encodes MIRAPSLLGLAGYVSPKALEREIDRQRRINREPTVTDLLPGVLGASLLKVCRDKGVTVTTSEAILGREGIRRVDAESKELTDRALETLGRDDVTRVIWHLFYWYRLRRACLGAAILDSALTESFYATTLLGGEELLAGVLDEVCRGKGVRLTAPGMVPTSFTRRLRTSRVGAGPSITLNEGLARWLKLAVSLLRSLGKRESPTPVDGLILTTLPSERATWRSVLDGIPEGLRVGLATTYRVRPRDLPPAVRRYSLDVRVRSKRLDEWIGTYRSYWRIGPELPQILPRLPWRGLDLGEYTRGWLTSVIRQLFWRLIPRASALEELIEAVRPRLLVSLTERNDLVNLAFRMAAARGIPTLAIESHDMVWDSPLFGRVEADRLAVSGAYSENIYAKNGVPREKMVVTGQPSFDGLVRYREKEPVKKETDERLLVVITQPPDVALTDDTRREMLRGAFLAAREIPRLRVLVKPHPRENLGDLRLILSELGAPRDALLPKKLDLYGLLASSDVILTAFSTVGVEAIMLGRPVVVFRTGEEPPVLPYVDSEAVLGAKDAEQIAERIKLVIEGEVIHKLAQGRDEYIARHECAADGGSGARVVRLILEMLNGEGRAGI; translated from the coding sequence ATGATTAGGGCGCCATCTCTTCTGGGTCTGGCCGGATACGTCTCCCCGAAGGCACTCGAGCGGGAGATTGACCGCCAGAGGCGCATAAATCGCGAACCGACCGTGACGGACCTTCTCCCGGGCGTGCTCGGCGCGTCGTTGTTGAAGGTCTGCCGGGACAAAGGCGTCACCGTGACGACCTCCGAGGCGATTCTGGGGCGGGAGGGAATACGACGGGTGGACGCCGAGTCCAAGGAGCTCACCGACCGCGCGCTCGAGACCCTCGGTCGGGACGACGTGACGCGGGTCATCTGGCACCTCTTCTACTGGTACCGCCTGCGCCGGGCATGCCTCGGCGCAGCGATTCTGGACTCGGCGCTGACGGAGAGCTTTTACGCGACGACCCTTCTGGGCGGGGAAGAGCTCCTGGCCGGGGTTCTCGACGAGGTTTGCCGGGGTAAAGGCGTCCGCCTCACCGCGCCCGGCATGGTCCCCACTTCCTTCACCCGCCGCCTGCGGACCTCCCGGGTCGGCGCTGGACCGAGCATCACACTGAACGAAGGGCTGGCCCGCTGGCTCAAGCTGGCGGTGTCGCTCCTGCGTTCCTTAGGTAAAAGAGAGAGCCCCACCCCCGTGGATGGCCTGATTCTGACGACCCTTCCCTCCGAAAGGGCGACCTGGCGGTCCGTATTGGATGGGATACCCGAAGGGTTGCGGGTCGGGCTGGCGACGACATACCGGGTGAGGCCCCGCGATCTCCCTCCCGCCGTCCGCCGGTACAGCCTCGACGTGCGGGTCCGGTCGAAACGCCTCGACGAATGGATAGGGACCTACCGGAGTTACTGGCGGATCGGACCGGAGTTGCCCCAAATCCTGCCCCGCCTGCCGTGGAGGGGGCTGGACCTGGGCGAGTACACCCGGGGCTGGCTCACGAGCGTGATTCGGCAGCTCTTCTGGAGGTTGATTCCCCGGGCGTCGGCCCTCGAGGAACTGATCGAAGCGGTGAGGCCGCGGCTGCTCGTCAGCCTTACGGAGCGCAACGATCTCGTCAACCTCGCCTTCCGGATGGCCGCCGCGAGGGGGATTCCCACCCTGGCGATCGAATCCCACGACATGGTCTGGGACTCGCCGCTCTTCGGACGGGTGGAAGCGGACAGGCTGGCGGTGAGCGGCGCATACTCCGAAAACATTTACGCCAAGAACGGGGTCCCCCGGGAGAAGATGGTCGTCACCGGTCAACCCTCCTTCGACGGGCTGGTCCGGTACCGTGAAAAAGAGCCCGTTAAAAAAGAGACCGATGAACGCCTGCTGGTCGTCATCACCCAGCCGCCCGACGTCGCACTCACCGATGACACGCGCCGAGAGATGCTGCGGGGGGCGTTCCTCGCCGCTCGGGAGATACCCCGGCTTCGGGTTTTAGTCAAACCGCACCCCCGCGAAAACCTCGGGGACCTGCGCCTGATTTTGAGTGAACTTGGGGCGCCCCGGGATGCGCTCCTGCCGAAGAAGCTGGATCTATACGGTCTGCTCGCCTCCTCGGACGTCATCCTCACGGCCTTCTCCACCGTGGGCGTGGAGGCGATCATGCTGGGGCGGCCGGTGGTGGTCTTCAGGACCGGTGAAGAGCCCCCGGTGCTGCCCTACGTGGATTCAGAGGCGGTCCTGGGGGCCAAAGACGCGGAGCAGATAGCGGAAAGGATAAAACTGGTAATCGAAGGTGAAGTCATCCATAAGCTGGCCCAAGGCCGCGACGAATACATCGCCCGCCACGAGTGCGCGGCGGACGGAGGCTCCGGGGCCAGGGTGGTCCGGCTCATCCTCGAGATGCTGAACGGAGAAGGTCGTGCCGGGATATAG
- a CDS encoding glycosyltransferase: MPYPPVGGGESKFFHLLREVSRFHEVDLLLFPHVAPEQGDIEGLRPHARSIRIEPFRHRPDCRDKLRSLVSPFPLPFSFFRNSLIRDAVKRALSDGIYDLLHVEGCFLGYSIVGLRTPPRLIVPHDAYYRNYMENLKMAPWRKKPPIAIDFLKFRRIEPRLYGYYDAVGMCTNLDAQAVKKLNPALHVGVVSNGADPCATAPEPHAEEFPSLVFSGSFDYPPNELAALRLMGRIAPQLRRRWPKLAVFIVGNRPTRRMKRAAAGNPGNVITGRVESVSEWIARGSVYCSPLSYGVGFKNKVPEAWAAARPLVATPKTMEGIEFIPGRDALVAETDADLVRACAMLLDDADMRRNIGEWGRKRVDERYNWPLLAKDLLELYDYVAAQPANTR, translated from the coding sequence ATGCCCTACCCACCGGTGGGCGGGGGGGAGAGTAAATTTTTCCACCTCCTGCGCGAGGTTTCCAGGTTCCACGAGGTGGACCTCCTCCTCTTCCCACACGTCGCGCCCGAGCAAGGGGACATTGAAGGTTTACGCCCCCATGCCCGTAGTATCAGAATCGAACCGTTCCGACACCGACCGGACTGCCGGGATAAACTACGCTCCCTCGTAAGTCCATTCCCCCTCCCCTTCTCCTTCTTCCGCAATTCACTCATCCGGGATGCAGTGAAGCGGGCTCTGAGTGATGGAATATATGATCTCCTGCACGTGGAGGGGTGTTTTCTCGGATACTCTATCGTGGGCCTGAGAACGCCGCCGCGGCTGATCGTCCCGCACGACGCCTATTACAGAAATTATATGGAGAACCTTAAAATGGCTCCCTGGCGCAAAAAGCCGCCCATTGCCATTGACTTTCTGAAGTTCCGACGTATCGAGCCGCGTCTGTACGGCTATTACGACGCCGTGGGGATGTGTACCAACCTGGATGCCCAGGCCGTGAAGAAACTGAACCCCGCCCTTCACGTGGGCGTCGTCTCCAACGGTGCCGACCCCTGTGCCACGGCTCCCGAACCGCATGCCGAGGAATTCCCCAGCCTCGTTTTCAGCGGCTCATTCGATTACCCCCCCAACGAACTGGCCGCGCTGAGGCTCATGGGGAGGATTGCCCCCCAGCTACGCAGGAGGTGGCCGAAGCTCGCGGTTTTCATCGTCGGAAACCGCCCCACCCGACGCATGAAGAGGGCCGCCGCCGGTAATCCCGGGAACGTCATCACCGGTCGGGTGGAATCGGTGTCGGAGTGGATTGCCCGGGGATCGGTGTACTGCAGCCCTCTATCGTACGGCGTGGGTTTCAAGAACAAGGTGCCGGAGGCCTGGGCCGCCGCCAGACCCCTCGTGGCCACGCCCAAGACCATGGAGGGAATCGAGTTCATCCCCGGTCGGGACGCCCTGGTGGCTGAAACCGATGCCGATTTGGTCCGCGCCTGTGCTATGCTTCTGGATGATGCGGACATGCGAAGGAATATCGGGGAATGGGGCAGGAAACGGGTTGACGAACGGTACAACTGGCCGCTTCTGGCCAAAGATCTCCTCGAGCTGTACGACTACGTAGCCGCCCAACCGGCCAATACGAGATGA
- a CDS encoding O-antigen ligase family protein yields MNFSQPGIFQRSNERWLEYARRHRDLTACALLATAYLVVCVFLRLPYYYVCLGIVGVIALGISLKYPFTAFLGYIFLVNFLPYGYIESNTFTLAKIGGVLLVAVTLAVTAIRTPEYGQRLKRAFDKRGIVVLILIAAGAFSTIISHNPQSAFVEQHFQFLVLFVLTRVYVDTEKRLWWLLVIILLARGMDGALGLYQYITVPEAGRIAGNFLDPNEYACYSVVALPIAVYLAQYRKSKVTWAFFIALGLLTFIAVIISFSRAGFVTLALILLVIFFIPVIKLRNRLILLLLTVVLIIAFIPFEYWSRIETLNSLFGDEGTDQSVIIRKRQVDTSIRLFLENPILGVGYMRYRTAPEKLLGGYIIKRGRTGEHSTMLQVLVEFGLIGFIPFVVLIILSFWSGIRAVKLAKLAGDQGIRLLSTATTLSFTSFIIFSFMLGTYTKYLYLYLVLPMVAYDIAIEKLSGPLAEREVLRRGHR; encoded by the coding sequence ATGAATTTTTCGCAACCGGGGATATTCCAAAGGTCCAACGAGAGATGGCTGGAATACGCCCGTCGGCACCGCGATCTCACCGCGTGCGCACTGCTGGCGACGGCGTATCTGGTCGTCTGCGTATTTTTACGACTGCCCTACTACTACGTCTGCCTGGGTATAGTGGGCGTCATCGCCCTGGGCATCTCCCTGAAGTACCCCTTCACCGCGTTTCTCGGTTACATATTCCTCGTCAACTTCCTCCCCTACGGCTACATCGAGTCGAATACCTTCACCCTGGCCAAAATCGGGGGGGTTCTTCTCGTCGCCGTGACCCTCGCCGTAACGGCGATCAGGACACCGGAGTATGGGCAGCGGCTCAAACGGGCCTTCGACAAGCGGGGCATCGTGGTCCTCATCCTGATAGCGGCCGGCGCCTTCTCGACCATCATCAGCCACAACCCCCAGTCGGCCTTCGTCGAGCAGCACTTTCAATTCCTGGTCCTCTTCGTCCTGACGCGCGTGTACGTGGACACGGAGAAACGGTTATGGTGGTTGCTCGTGATCATCCTCCTGGCCCGAGGCATGGATGGCGCGCTGGGGCTGTACCAGTACATCACGGTACCGGAGGCCGGTAGAATCGCGGGAAATTTTCTCGATCCAAACGAGTACGCCTGCTACTCTGTGGTTGCGCTTCCCATCGCGGTTTATCTCGCCCAATACCGGAAGAGCAAAGTAACCTGGGCCTTTTTTATCGCGCTGGGCCTCCTCACGTTCATCGCAGTCATCATCTCCTTCTCCCGCGCCGGTTTCGTAACTCTGGCGCTCATCCTCCTAGTCATCTTCTTCATACCGGTGATAAAACTGAGAAACCGCTTGATTCTGCTGCTCCTCACCGTCGTGCTCATCATCGCGTTCATCCCTTTCGAATACTGGTCGCGGATCGAAACCCTGAACTCCCTCTTCGGGGATGAGGGCACGGATCAGTCCGTGATAATTAGAAAAAGACAGGTGGACACCTCCATCCGCCTGTTTTTGGAAAATCCGATCCTCGGTGTGGGGTACATGCGGTACCGAACCGCCCCCGAGAAGCTGCTGGGCGGTTACATCATCAAACGAGGCCGCACCGGGGAACACTCGACGATGCTCCAGGTCCTCGTCGAGTTCGGCCTGATAGGATTCATCCCCTTCGTCGTTCTGATTATCCTCTCCTTCTGGTCGGGTATTCGCGCGGTGAAACTCGCCAAGCTGGCCGGTGACCAGGGGATTCGACTCCTGTCCACGGCAACGACGCTCTCCTTCACCTCTTTTATAATATTCAGTTTCATGCTGGGAACTTACACCAAATATCTGTATCTCTATCTCGTGCTGCCCATGGTGGCTTACGATATAGCGATCGAAAAGCTGTCGGGCCCGTTGGCGGAGCGGGAGGTCTTACGAAGAGGACATCGGTAG
- a CDS encoding glycosyltransferase, with amino-acid sequence MAGAEKQLSNVASRAAKAGWRVEILVLGDQWEETLLPIAEPCPVTTLPNRPRGLARLRALAQKLEREDWPLVAGQLFSGNLYAVAAARKTGRKALVFEGGLEPWKRWYHLTACRWYWRRAELIEVNSRAVGEMVLSRGGPEPKLRIIYNGIEAGRPVTDDERREARRKLGVSSGPVVVMVANLRHPKDPQTLVKATARLKNAYPGIRTLLAGKGHLRPAVEELVRELGLGEEVRLLGRTYDVMCVLAAADVFCHSSLSEGLPNAVIEAQAAGIPCVVSRAGGSTELITDGDRGLVFEIGDVDGCAAAISRLLEDPGEARRMAENSRDWVVRELSFERNLELHRRLYEEALGIS; translated from the coding sequence ATGGCCGGCGCGGAGAAGCAGCTCTCCAACGTCGCCAGCCGCGCGGCGAAGGCGGGGTGGAGGGTGGAGATACTGGTTCTCGGCGACCAATGGGAAGAAACGCTCCTCCCGATAGCCGAGCCCTGCCCCGTGACGACCCTGCCGAACCGTCCCCGGGGGTTGGCCCGGCTCCGGGCCCTGGCACAGAAGTTGGAACGGGAAGACTGGCCGCTCGTGGCGGGCCAGCTCTTCTCGGGAAACCTCTACGCCGTGGCCGCGGCCCGCAAGACGGGGAGGAAGGCGCTCGTCTTCGAGGGGGGGCTGGAGCCCTGGAAGCGCTGGTATCACCTGACTGCCTGCCGGTGGTACTGGAGGAGGGCGGAGCTGATCGAGGTCAACTCCCGGGCGGTGGGGGAAATGGTTCTCTCGCGGGGCGGTCCGGAGCCCAAGCTCCGAATCATCTACAACGGCATAGAAGCCGGGCGACCAGTGACCGATGACGAGCGCAGGGAAGCCAGGCGGAAGCTCGGGGTGAGCTCGGGACCGGTGGTGGTGATGGTGGCCAACCTCCGGCACCCCAAGGACCCCCAGACCCTGGTGAAAGCGACCGCTCGCTTGAAAAACGCATACCCCGGAATCCGGACCCTCCTCGCCGGAAAAGGCCACCTCCGCCCCGCGGTCGAGGAGCTCGTACGAGAGCTGGGACTCGGGGAAGAGGTGCGGCTTCTCGGTCGGACCTACGACGTGATGTGCGTGCTGGCCGCGGCGGACGTTTTCTGCCATTCGAGCCTCTCCGAGGGACTTCCCAACGCGGTGATCGAGGCTCAGGCCGCCGGAATCCCCTGTGTCGTTTCGAGGGCCGGGGGGAGCACGGAACTCATTACGGATGGCGACCGGGGGTTGGTTTTTGAGATAGGTGACGTGGACGGCTGCGCCGCGGCCATCTCCCGCTTGCTGGAAGACCCCGGGGAGGCCCGACGGATGGCCGAAAATTCCCGCGACTGGGTCGTCCGGGAGCTCTCCTTCGAGCGGAACCTGGAACTGCACCGCCGTCTGTACGAGGAAGCCCTGGGCATCTCGTAA
- a CDS encoding glycosyltransferase — protein sequence MRLFLITPHLIAGGAERDTIALAGGLVHRGHRVTLVSHGGALSPEAKDCGVEVVELRTHSRTPRGLARLSRELAALIAERGCDLVHTQAILPAVAARRGLGRGVPVLVTIHNLHRRWSYPLAAGLLRWAADRVLFVSDYERRNFRRCGFPDNLALTVQTGLPDAFFDIEPERTGDRFTFLMPARIDGRKGHDDLLRAVSICGDAPFDVWIAGDGPARRSLERMAARLGVTGRVKFLGFQRDMPALLERVNALVLPSLRESLPLSLREGFAAGLPAVATAVGGIPELVEHGRTGLLVPRRDHRRLARAMRCLAVRPGLVDSMGETARRTAERRWRLKGYLDQLEMVYRELLEGR from the coding sequence ATGCGTCTTTTTCTCATCACCCCCCACCTCATCGCCGGCGGCGCCGAACGGGACACCATCGCGCTGGCGGGCGGGCTCGTACACCGCGGGCACCGGGTGACCCTGGTCTCGCACGGCGGCGCGCTCTCCCCCGAGGCCAAAGACTGCGGAGTGGAGGTCGTGGAGCTGCGGACGCACAGCCGCACGCCACGGGGCCTCGCGCGGCTGTCCCGGGAACTGGCGGCGTTGATCGCCGAGAGGGGCTGCGACCTGGTCCACACCCAGGCGATTCTGCCGGCGGTCGCGGCGCGGAGGGGCCTCGGGCGAGGGGTGCCGGTCCTGGTGACCATCCACAACCTCCACCGGCGCTGGTCCTACCCCCTGGCGGCGGGGCTGCTCCGGTGGGCCGCCGACCGGGTGCTGTTCGTATCCGATTACGAGCGGCGGAATTTTCGGCGGTGCGGTTTTCCCGACAATCTCGCCCTGACCGTGCAGACCGGCCTGCCGGACGCGTTCTTCGACATCGAGCCCGAGCGGACCGGGGATCGCTTCACCTTCCTGATGCCGGCCCGCATTGACGGACGGAAGGGGCACGACGACCTCCTGCGGGCCGTATCCATTTGCGGAGACGCCCCCTTCGATGTGTGGATCGCCGGCGACGGCCCCGCCCGGCGTTCCCTGGAACGGATGGCCGCCCGTCTCGGCGTGACCGGCCGGGTCAAGTTCCTCGGCTTCCAGCGGGATATGCCGGCGCTGCTCGAGCGCGTGAACGCCCTGGTCCTTCCCAGCCTGCGCGAGTCGCTGCCGCTTTCCCTGCGCGAGGGTTTCGCCGCCGGGCTCCCGGCGGTCGCCACCGCCGTGGGCGGGATTCCCGAGCTCGTCGAGCACGGCCGGACGGGATTGTTGGTCCCCCGCCGCGACCACCGGAGGCTGGCCCGGGCGATGAGATGCCTCGCCGTCAGACCGGGCCTGGTGGACAGCATGGGCGAAACCGCCCGGCGGACCGCCGAACGTCGCTGGAGGTTGAAGGGATACCTGGATCAGCTGGAAATGGTGTACCGGGAACTGCTGGAGGGTCGGTGA
- a CDS encoding radical SAM protein, with amino-acid sequence MTERNGASLRRLDEIYRSCALCPRACGVDRTAGERGSCGVGPVPPVTSAGPHFGEEPELVGGGGSGTIFFGGCNLHCLFCQNADISQRAVGRPAGPEELARLMLTLEGMDCQNVNLVTPTHLAPPLARAVSLARGMGLRVPLVWNCGGYESREVIALLDGLVEIYMPDFKYGPDAPAGELSGAPDYFEKCSEVLCEMQRQVGVLETDDRGVARKGLLIRHLVLPGGLADSRGVLRFIAELSTESYVNVMDQYRPCHRVGEYGGLNRRPTAGEVEDVRGYARGLGLHRGF; translated from the coding sequence ATGACTGAGCGCAACGGCGCGTCGCTCCGACGTCTCGACGAGATTTACCGGAGCTGCGCCCTCTGCCCCCGGGCATGCGGGGTGGACCGGACGGCGGGGGAGAGGGGGTCCTGCGGCGTGGGACCGGTGCCGCCGGTCACCTCCGCCGGTCCCCACTTCGGAGAGGAGCCGGAGCTGGTCGGGGGCGGCGGTTCGGGGACCATCTTCTTCGGCGGCTGCAACCTCCACTGCCTCTTCTGCCAGAACGCCGACATCAGCCAGCGCGCGGTGGGGAGACCCGCGGGGCCCGAGGAACTGGCCCGATTGATGCTCACCCTGGAGGGGATGGACTGCCAGAACGTGAACCTGGTGACGCCGACCCACCTCGCCCCCCCGCTGGCCCGGGCGGTGAGCCTCGCCCGGGGGATGGGCCTGCGGGTGCCGCTGGTCTGGAACTGCGGGGGGTACGAGAGTCGGGAGGTCATCGCCCTGCTGGACGGTTTGGTTGAGATTTACATGCCCGACTTCAAGTACGGCCCCGACGCTCCCGCCGGGGAGCTCTCGGGGGCGCCGGACTACTTCGAGAAATGCTCCGAGGTTCTTTGCGAGATGCAGCGCCAGGTGGGGGTCCTGGAGACCGACGACCGCGGCGTAGCCCGGAAGGGGCTTTTAATCCGCCACCTGGTCCTCCCGGGCGGACTGGCCGACTCCCGGGGCGTCCTGCGGTTCATCGCCGAACTATCCACCGAAAGCTACGTCAACGTCATGGACCAGTACCGCCCCTGCCACCGGGTGGGTGAGTACGGGGGCCTGAACCGGCGGCCGACCGCCGGCGAGGTGGAGGATGTCCGGGGGTACGCGCGGGGGCTGGGTCTTCACCGCGGATTTTGA
- the ispE gene encoding 4-(cytidine 5'-diphospho)-2-C-methyl-D-erythritol kinase has translation MDETRSLLLRCPAKVNLGLAVLGRRDDGYHDVETILAAISLGDNLTVHRADRLSLAVHGQPGVPTDRRNLVWRAAEAFAAATGTTPDTRIEISKHIPPGSGLGGGSSDTAGTLAALNRLHGDPLDRERLHGLAAGLGADVPFFLEGGIALAEGRGERLTRLAQKKIHIVLAFPKAAVSTAWAYKQLTEEDFAKLPREEIEGWLSGGASPPELPNAFSTKIIRFFHEIGRTLDALRASGLKPVSLSGSGACCFGVARDEKEAFQLTSELESRGIASIPTEVIDKGVSMVENKIA, from the coding sequence ATGGACGAGACTCGGTCTTTACTTCTCAGATGCCCCGCCAAGGTCAACCTCGGTCTCGCCGTTCTCGGTCGGCGCGACGACGGCTACCACGACGTGGAAACAATCCTGGCGGCCATCTCCCTGGGGGACAACCTGACCGTGCACCGGGCGGACCGGCTCTCACTCGCGGTACACGGTCAGCCGGGCGTCCCGACCGACCGGCGCAACCTGGTTTGGCGGGCCGCCGAAGCCTTCGCCGCGGCCACCGGAACCACGCCGGATACGCGGATCGAGATATCCAAGCATATCCCCCCCGGAAGCGGGCTGGGTGGCGGATCCAGCGACACCGCGGGGACCCTGGCGGCCCTGAACCGGCTCCACGGCGACCCCCTCGACCGGGAGCGGCTGCACGGGCTGGCCGCCGGGCTTGGGGCCGACGTGCCGTTCTTTCTGGAGGGGGGAATCGCGTTGGCCGAGGGGCGCGGCGAGCGGTTGACGAGGCTCGCGCAAAAGAAAATCCACATCGTCCTGGCCTTCCCCAAGGCCGCCGTTTCGACGGCCTGGGCCTACAAGCAGCTCACGGAGGAGGATTTCGCAAAACTCCCCCGGGAGGAAATCGAGGGCTGGCTCTCGGGCGGAGCCTCGCCGCCGGAGCTGCCCAACGCATTCTCCACCAAAATCATCCGCTTCTTCCACGAAATCGGCCGCACTCTGGACGCCCTCCGCGCCAGCGGCCTGAAACCGGTCAGCCTGTCCGGCTCCGGGGCCTGCTGCTTCGGCGTCGCCCGGGATGAAAAAGAGGCTTTTCAGCTCACCAGCGAGCTGGAATCGAGAGGAATAGCCTCGATTCCGACGGAAGTTATTGACAAAGGCGTCTCGATGGTCGAAAATAAAATAGCCTGA
- a CDS encoding trypsin-like peptidase domain-containing protein — MRYTLFLTLLTIFLVQPGCAGEETPSVELALSDTDSAAVESNDARITAERGNAITEATRIAAPSVVTISTITRITERVYDPGSDPFFNDPFFEEFFGRHFGPSRSEGPSYREREIPGMGSGFIISPDGYVLTAEHVVHSADEIEITLSDGRSFPGEVVGRDPYTDTAVVRITGGENLPIALLGDSDHLEVGQWAIAIGNPFGFIVKDPQPTVTVGVVSATNRTMRYQLATGEVRVFEGLIQTDAAINPGNSGGALVNSLGEVIGINSSILSTSGGNQGIGFAIPINAAREVAQEIIRYGGVRRSYIGFYLQDVTPSIAQAMGLRSTDGALVTQVDKGSPAEEAGLEPGDIVLSYNTEPITGVDGFNEQFQRSAPGDDVVLVVQREGRQYRVALVIAERDEET; from the coding sequence ATGCGGTACACGCTCTTTTTAACCCTTCTCACGATCTTTCTCGTGCAGCCCGGATGCGCCGGGGAAGAGACCCCGTCGGTCGAGCTGGCGCTGAGCGACACCGATTCCGCGGCGGTCGAGTCCAACGACGCGCGCATCACCGCCGAGCGCGGCAACGCCATCACCGAGGCCACCCGGATCGCCGCCCCCTCCGTCGTCACCATCTCGACCATCACCCGCATCACCGAGCGCGTGTACGACCCGGGGAGCGACCCTTTCTTCAACGACCCCTTCTTCGAGGAATTCTTCGGGCGCCATTTCGGTCCCTCCCGCTCCGAGGGGCCCTCCTACCGGGAGCGTGAGATCCCCGGCATGGGCTCCGGCTTCATCATCTCACCCGACGGATACGTCCTCACCGCGGAGCACGTGGTCCACTCCGCCGACGAGATAGAGATCACCCTCTCCGACGGGCGGAGCTTCCCCGGCGAGGTCGTCGGCCGTGATCCCTACACCGACACCGCCGTGGTCCGCATCACCGGCGGCGAGAATCTGCCGATCGCCCTCCTGGGCGACTCGGACCACCTGGAGGTCGGCCAGTGGGCCATCGCCATCGGCAACCCCTTCGGCTTCATCGTGAAGGACCCGCAACCGACGGTGACCGTGGGTGTGGTCAGCGCCACGAACCGCACCATGCGCTACCAGCTCGCCACCGGCGAGGTGCGGGTCTTCGAGGGTCTGATCCAGACCGACGCCGCCATCAACCCGGGCAACTCCGGCGGCGCCCTGGTCAACTCCCTCGGCGAGGTGATAGGCATCAACTCCTCGATTCTCTCCACCTCGGGGGGCAACCAGGGCATCGGCTTCGCCATCCCCATCAACGCCGCCCGGGAGGTGGCCCAGGAGATAATCCGCTACGGCGGCGTCCGCCGTTCCTACATCGGCTTCTACCTCCAGGACGTGACCCCCAGCATCGCCCAGGCAATGGGGCTCCGCTCGACGGACGGCGCCCTCGTCACCCAGGTGGACAAGGGCTCCCCGGCGGAGGAGGCGGGTCTGGAGCCCGGCGACATCGTCCTTTCGTACAACACCGAGCCGATAACCGGGGTGGACGGGTTCAACGAGCAGTTCCAGCGGAGCGCCCCGGGGGACGACGTGGTACTGGTCGTTCAGCGCGAGGGTAGGCAGTACCGCGTGGCCCTGGTCATCGCCGAGCGGGACGAGGAGACGTAA